GTCGGCCTGGGCCGGCGCGCTGCGGAGCGGCGACCGCCGGTCCGCCCCTAGAGCGCATGGGAGTCCAACAGATGGGTGTCAGCCTCTCCAAGGGCGGGAACGTCTCGCTGACCAAGGAGGCGCCGGGTCTCACCGCGGTCAACGTCGGCCTCGGCTGGGACGTCAACACGTTCGCCGGTGGCGACTTCGACCTCGACGCGTCGGCGATCATGATCGGCCCCGAGGGCAAGGTCACCCCCGACGACTCGGGCTTCGTCTTCTTCAACAACCTGCGCAGCCCCGACGGCTCGGTGGTGCACGTCGGTGACAACCTCACCGGCCAGGGCGAGGGCGACGACGAGGTCATCCAGGTCGACCTGGCCTCCGTCCCGCCGAACTGTCAGAAGATCGTCTTCCCGGTCTCGATCTACGACGCCGACAGCCGCAAGCAGAACTTCGGCGCCGTCCGCAACGCCTTCATCCGCGTGGTCAACCAGGCCAACGGCTCGGAGATCGCCCGCTACGACCTGACCGAGGACGCCTCGGTGGAGACGGCCATGGTCTTCGGCGAGCTCTACCGCAACGGTGCCGAGTGGAAGTTCCGCGCCGTGGGCCAGGGCTACGCCTCCGGCCTGCGCGGCATCGCGCAGGACTTCGGCGTCAACGTCGGCTGACCTCCGGCTCTCCCGCCGGGCCCGGACGGCACCCGTCCGGGCCCGGCGCCCTGCCCGGCGCACCTGCGCACCCCGAGCCCCGGAGGTCCCCGTCGTGGTCGACTACACCCGCCGACCGTCCGCCCCACCCGCAGCCCCCGCCGGCGGCGTGAGCCTGTCGAAGGTGACGCTCACCAAGGGCGCGCCGTCGGTCTCGCTGACCAAGGGCCACGGGGCCGGCGGGCAGATGCGGGTCAACCTCAACTGGGAGTCCGGCCGCCGGGGTCTGTTCTCCAAGGGCAGCGCCGTGGACCTCGACCTCGGCTGCCTGTGGGAGACCGCCGACGGCCGCAAGGGCGTCGTGCAGGCGCTGGGCAACGCCTTCGGCGCACTCGACCGGCCGCCCTACGTGCTGCTCGACGGCGACGACCGCTCCGGCGCGAGGAGCGGCGGGGAGAACCTCGTCGTCAACCTCGACCACCTCGACGCGATCCGCCGCGTCCTCGTGTTCGCCTACATCTACGAGGGCGCGCCCGACTGGGCCGCGGCCAACGGCGTCGTCACGCTGTACCCGCAGGGCGCCGCGCCCATCGAGGTCCGCCTCGACGAGCACGCCGCCGGCGCCCGCTCCTGCGCCATCGCGCTGCTGACCAACTCCGGCGGCGCGCTCACCGTGCAGCGCGAGATCCGCTACCTGCGCGGCGTGCAGCGCGACCTCGACAGCGCCTACGGCTGGGGCCTCGACTGGACGAGCGGGCGCAAGTGAGCCGCCCGGCTCCCCGCGGCTGAGCGCCGTGGTCCACGTCCTCACCCGCGGCGGCAACGTCGGCCTCGCGCAGGCCGGCCTGACCGGCCCCGTCGTCGTCACGCTGACCTGGACGCCGGCGCCCGGCGTCGACGCCGACCTCTCGGCGTTCCTCACCACCGCCGCCGGCCGGGTGCGCAGCGACGAGGACTTCGTCTTCTACAACCAGCCCGCCGGCGCCGGCGGCGCGGTGCGCCACCTCGGCAAGTCCACCCGCGGCGGCGCCACCGTCGACCAGGTCCGCATCGACCCGGCCGCGCTGCCCGGCGACGTCGAGAAGGTCGTCATCGGCGCCTCGCTCGACGGCGCGGGCACCTTCGGCGGGCTGTCCGGCCTCGCCGTCGAGGTGGCCGCCGAGGGCGGGCCGCCCGCCGTCCGGTGCGAGCTCGCAGCCGGCCCGGAGACCGCGCTGGTCTTCGCCGAGGTCTACCGCCGCGGACCGGAGTGGAAGGTCCGCGCCGTCGGCCAGGGCTTCACCGACGGCCTGGCCGGCATGGCCACCGACGTCGGCGTCAGCATCGACGACGAGCCCGCCGCGCCGCCCACCCCGGCACCCACCCCGCCGCCCGCGCCGGCCCCCGCCGCGCCCCCGGTCAGCACGGAGAAGCGCCGGCTGGTCGACCTCGAGAAGAAGCTGGCCGGCTCGGCGCCGCAGCTGCTCAGCCTGGTCAAGACCGCCGGCGTCAGCCTGGAGAAGCGCGGCCTGGGCGAGCACACCGCCCGCGTCGCGCTGGTCCTCGACATCTCCGGGTCGATGGCCGCCCTCTACCGGGCCGGCGCCGTGCAGCGGCTGGCCGAGCGGGTGCTGGCGTTGGGGCTGCGCTTCGACGACGACGGCGTGGTCGACGTCTTCCTCTTCGGGCAGGACGTGCACCGGCCCGAGCCGGGGCTGCGGCTGGAGGGCCACCAGCAGTACATCGCCGACCTGTCCCGGCAGTACCCGCTGGAGTACGACACCCGCTACGGCGCGGCGATGGCGGCCGTCCGGCAGGCCTACTTCGGCAGCAGCCGCGAGCGCGCCGAGCCGCAGCCGGCGCAGGTGCCGGTCTACGTCATGTTCCTCACCGACGGCGCCCCCAGCGACAAGTCGGCCGCGACCAGGCAGATCAGGGCGGCGTCGTTCGAGCCGGTGTTCTGGCAGTTCATGGGCATCGGCCCGGAGCGCCAGTTCTCCTACCTCCAGCGCCTCGACGACCTCGAGGGCCGCTACACCGACAACGCCGACTTCTTCGCCGTCTCCCAGGACGACCTCATGGGCCGCCGGCCGATCAGCGACGACGCGCTGTTCGACCGGCTCATGACCGAGTACCCCGACTGGCTCCGCCGGGCACGCGCCCAGGGCCTGCTCCGGTGAGCTGCCGGTCCGGGACCGCACTGCCCTCGACCGACCCCACATCCAGCACAGGGTGGAAGGGAACGACCGTGCGCCACTTCGCGTACCTGACCGACGACGAGCGCGGACGGCTCTTCGCCGTCCCCCCGGAGGAGGTGGGACCGGCCACCCAGCGCGGCGTGCTGGCCCTCGCCCTCGGGGCCACGCTCTACAGCCCCGGCACCCGCCCGGCGCTGGACGCCGACGCCGAGCGGGCCGCCGCCGTCGGGGCGACCAGCGTGGTCTGGTGCCTCGAGGACGCCATCCCGCACGCCGCCGTCGCCGACGCCGAGGCCAACGTCGTCGCCGCGCTGCAGCGGCTGTCCCGCCGGGTCGCCGACGGCGAGGCGCCGCTGCTGCCGCTGCTGTTCGTGCGGGTGCGCACGCCCGGGCAGATCCGCTCGCTGGCGCTGGCCGCCGGCCCGGCGCTGGCCCGGCTCACCGGCTTCAGCCTGCCCAAGGCCACCGGGACGACGCTCGGACCGATGCTCGAGGCGATCGCCGAGGTGAGCGCCGCGACCGGGCACCCGCTGTACGGCATGCCGATCCTCGAGACGCCCGAGCTCGCCTGGCGGGAGACCCGTGCCGAGACGCTGGCCGTGCTGGCCGACGTCGTGGCCGCGCACCGGGAGCACGTGCTGTGCCTGCGGGTCGGCGGCACCGACCTGTCGGGGCTGTTCGGCCTGCGCCGCGACCGGCACACCACCATCTGGGACGTCGCGGTCGTCCGGGACTGCCTGGCCGACGTGGTCAACCGCTTCACCCGCGGCGGCGAGCACGTGGTCACCGGCGCCGTGTGGGAGCACATCCCCGGTGGGCCCCGGCTGTTCAAGCCGCAACTGCGCCAGTCGCCGTTCACCGAGCAGCACGAGACCGGCCTGCGGCAGCG
This region of Geodermatophilus bullaregiensis genomic DNA includes:
- a CDS encoding TerD family protein, encoding MGVQQMGVSLSKGGNVSLTKEAPGLTAVNVGLGWDVNTFAGGDFDLDASAIMIGPEGKVTPDDSGFVFFNNLRSPDGSVVHVGDNLTGQGEGDDEVIQVDLASVPPNCQKIVFPVSIYDADSRKQNFGAVRNAFIRVVNQANGSEIARYDLTEDASVETAMVFGELYRNGAEWKFRAVGQGYASGLRGIAQDFGVNVG
- a CDS encoding TerD family protein → MVDYTRRPSAPPAAPAGGVSLSKVTLTKGAPSVSLTKGHGAGGQMRVNLNWESGRRGLFSKGSAVDLDLGCLWETADGRKGVVQALGNAFGALDRPPYVLLDGDDRSGARSGGENLVVNLDHLDAIRRVLVFAYIYEGAPDWAAANGVVTLYPQGAAPIEVRLDEHAAGARSCAIALLTNSGGALTVQREIRYLRGVQRDLDSAYGWGLDWTSGRK
- a CDS encoding VWA domain-containing protein; the protein is MVHVLTRGGNVGLAQAGLTGPVVVTLTWTPAPGVDADLSAFLTTAAGRVRSDEDFVFYNQPAGAGGAVRHLGKSTRGGATVDQVRIDPAALPGDVEKVVIGASLDGAGTFGGLSGLAVEVAAEGGPPAVRCELAAGPETALVFAEVYRRGPEWKVRAVGQGFTDGLAGMATDVGVSIDDEPAAPPTPAPTPPPAPAPAAPPVSTEKRRLVDLEKKLAGSAPQLLSLVKTAGVSLEKRGLGEHTARVALVLDISGSMAALYRAGAVQRLAERVLALGLRFDDDGVVDVFLFGQDVHRPEPGLRLEGHQQYIADLSRQYPLEYDTRYGAAMAAVRQAYFGSSRERAEPQPAQVPVYVMFLTDGAPSDKSAATRQIRAASFEPVFWQFMGIGPERQFSYLQRLDDLEGRYTDNADFFAVSQDDLMGRRPISDDALFDRLMTEYPDWLRRARAQGLLR
- a CDS encoding HpcH/HpaI aldolase/citrate lyase family protein, producing the protein MRHFAYLTDDERGRLFAVPPEEVGPATQRGVLALALGATLYSPGTRPALDADAERAAAVGATSVVWCLEDAIPHAAVADAEANVVAALQRLSRRVADGEAPLLPLLFVRVRTPGQIRSLALAAGPALARLTGFSLPKATGTTLGPMLEAIAEVSAATGHPLYGMPILETPELAWRETRAETLAVLADVVAAHREHVLCLRVGGTDLSGLFGLRRDRHTTIWDVAVVRDCLADVVNRFTRGGEHVVTGAVWEHIPGGPRLFKPQLRQSPFTEQHETGLRQRMIDDDLDGLVREVALDKANGVLGKTVIHPAHVSVVNALLTVSRSEYDDALEVLTARGRGGIAVSGHGRMNEIGPHALWAELVSRRAAVYGVVADEAALVELLAIGQRRLAEVFAVGEARRA